TCCACATAAATTTAAGATAAAGTTTTGTAGTTCTCAAAAAcctttttggaatttttattaggATCACattaaagatataatttaatttgGGGAGATTTAACATCTTTAATATCGAACCTCCTATCCACAAACAGGGTATACCTTTCGAcgatttcaagttttcttttatgtaCCTCAGTGGCCTGTGGAAGAAAATGAATacttcttgttaaatttattcctagttattttccctttttgccGCTATTATACATGGGCTTCTTTTATTCCTATTATATTTTCTACCAGGTTCTTTGTAAATGGAAATGCTATTaattttgtacattgattttgtatccagccaAATTACGCTATCCTCTCACTGTTACTAATAGTTTTCAATTGACCCTCTTTATGTTTCCAAGTATACAATCATATCATCTCCATATAACAAAATTTTTGCCTCCCCTCTTTTAGTGAACAAGAtcttttcctccacatcttttAAGTCTTTGATGCTAGCATATAGGAAAGCTAtagtcttctttccttttatttctttccctctttttgtatACCCACACACAATACATTGTACACACAAATACATCTTTCTTCCAGACGCCTTACTGAATCCTCTAGTTTTTAGCGAACTTTTCtggattttcaaataaaaatcatttcacctgaaataatgatattttgtcttttttttctttccgaTTTTAACCACTCCCTCTAAGGTCTTACAGCTTGGTCAGGCTCTCCAAAACATTAAGTGAAATCCGTGAAAGCAGGGGTGTTTGTATCCGTCTTGACTTTAATAGTAggcttaagtttttttttttgagtcgaCGTTAATAGGAATGCTTTTCACATAGTGTGAGATTCGCTGTGGTTTTCTGAGTCTTTATTAACGTTTCTTTGAATTCCTAGTTTACCGagagtttcatttttgtttttaaactcagtaattgatgttaaattttatcaaatgctttttctcgcCTAACGATCTCATTGATCACTGTCATTGTGCATTGTTCTTTTAACGTAATTTGGACTCTATCTGCTAGTATTTAACTTAGAATCCTTGCACCAAACGCCCTCACAAACGAGGGAGCCCGGGTACGGCTGAGAGCGGGCGCCTGGCGGTCGAGGGAAGGACTCACTCAGTTCTAAGGCGGGGTAGGAGGGTCCCGGACTATTTTGCTCCCCGGTGGGCGGGGAGGGTCGCAGGACCATCCTTTCTTCTGACCTTGGGGAACTCTAGGAAGGTTAGAACAGCCGGATTTTACTTTAAGTTCCTAATAACGAAGCTGTAGATCGCTGCCAGGCCGCCACTGGATGGCGCTCGCACCCTGCGGAACCAGCGGGAGACGCTCAGCGGAGGTCGGGGAGGTAATTAGAGGGCCGACCTCTCCGGGCTTTTCATTAGCTGGTTCTGCGGGAGTCCCGCCTTTCAGGCCTCCCTATTGGCTGTCGGCCCGGCTTTAACAGGGCCTTCCATTGGTCAATCCAACAGGAGGCCCGCCCCTCAGGCTTCCCATTGGCTGCTGCCCCGCGCCTGGTACCCTCGCCTTGGGGGTCTCGGGGGTTCCCCGTAGTACTTGTACTGGCCGTTTTCCTTCCCTAATTCCCTTTGTCTTAGACCCCAGCCACGGGGCTGGACGAGCTCAGGAGACGGCTGGTCCTGGGGGGAGCTCCGGGCTCGGCCGACCCTTCCCCCTTAGAAAACGACAGGAGCGGGGGAAACGGAGTCTTTCCTTGGGCTAGCGGTCTGGATGCTCTGTCCCGGCCGAGCGGGGGCCCGGGGTAGAGTCCCgaatggggagggagaaggccCCTGTGGGCAGCACCTACCCTGCTCCGCGGAGCTGGGCGGGCGGGAGGCAGCCCTTCCGGGCTCTCCCAGCCGGCGCCCCACACCCCTTCGGTGCCCGCTGTTGGAGGCATGACCCCATGTAAAATCGAACAGATTCATGCACCTCCAACCCCACAGTGAACGGAACTGGTCAGGTGACTCTAGAAGGTTTGAGTTGCTGTTGACAAGTTGATGTGTTAGTTTTTACAGACATTGAagtaaatatttagtaattttaattttcccgTTGTAGTATTTTGGAGACaataatgcatatttttttcaAGACTCAATCATTCTATTAATCCTTGGAAACTGTAGGCCTGAGGCACGAGCGCCTATAGTGGCTAGTGGATAAAGCTGTAGCGCTCCCCCGCCCCGCTCCGACAGACACAGACGCTCCAGGTTTTCAGGAAGCTGCTGAGAACCGGGCACTGGTTGCTTCTGTACCGGGAGAGGTTGACGCAGCCTCCCTGCAGAGGCCCAGAGCTGGGTCCTGCTGAATAGGCAAATAGAGATAGGCTGAAGGGACACACACTAAAATGGGAACTGTGGGGATCCTTGCTCAACAAGAAAACTGAATACAGAAGATGCTCTGTCCATAAGCCAGCCTGGGATTGGTACCGGGTACAGAGGCAGTCAGTGGTCTAGTCATGTGGGCTTGCTGGTGAGGCATGGTGCTAGTTGCAGTGGGCACTGCCACATTCGCAACGTGGCAAAAGTGCCTCCAGCAGCATTGCTGACTGTCCCGCTGGGTCACTGTTCTGTTCCTCTGAACTCTGAACCACAAAGATAACACAGAGCCTTATTGCTATGACTGGGTAATTTTAAGTAGTTTATTCCACAATCTCATACGTAGACACAGACACATTGTTGGGGCagaaaaatatatggagaaaaaggatgaATATCTGAAAGGATACACATCGAAACTATTAACAGTGGATTACTCTTAGTATGTCAAAGTGGATATGGGGGGTGGAGGGTGcagagttattttttattttactttggacAATGTATGTATTCTTGAAGTAATACATattatatggaaaaaatattagcTGCACAAATGAGTAATTAGTGAAAAGTAAGTCTCTCTCCTACTCTGATGTCTCTGTTCCCATATCCAGAGGGAACTTCTAAGTTTCTTGAGTATCCTTCCCAACAGTTCACGCAAATAAGCGTTTATGTATACAGACtccttacttttaattttatgcaCATTTACATTGTTTGCTTTTGCAAGCAAACCGAttaaaaagccaattaaaaaacaagtccGTGGGGACTTCATACGTAATATTATGGATTAATTAAAATGGagttatgctttttattttccaatcaaATGGCATCTTAGGTACTTGCCTTGGGGTGCTCAGAATATGCACTTCTAGTCATTCTCCTGAGAGCTAAGGTCTGAaatctgtgtgtgcgtgtgtgatgCTTAGGCCAAGAAGAGGCTTTTGGTCCAGAGGTAAGTGGGTAGCATGCCTGATGGTGGAGGGATGGCAGCCTGGGGAGTGTGCCCAATGGCCTTGGAATGAAAGAAAACGGCCTGTGCTCCATTGAAAATTACAGGTTGTTTTATTCCACTGGATCTGCTGCATGAGAGGGTTCACGTCCATTCATTTCTCAGCTGCTGTTAAGCCCAAACTAGGTTATGCTACTGTGTCAGCCCTCTCATTGTTCTGAATTTCACCTTGGCtggttgtgtgtatgtatagacTCCAATTTGATAAGGTTTCTGAAGATTAAAGTGACCAGGAAGTGGTGGTCACATCTTCTGTCAGTTGACTTGGAGTCTCTGTCGTCTCACACATCAattcatttggtaaatatttatcgagcatctACTATGTACGAGGCAGTGCCCTAGATACTGGGGAAATTGGTGAACAAATGCAGAGGGATGCCTTTAATCAGCTGAATGCAGCTGGTAAGGGGTGAGGGTAGATGCTGAGAGTTTCTGCTTTTGAACCCTGACTTACCTTCCAAAAGTACACAGTCTTGGCTTGGTTCCCTCAAAATTTAACCTTCTAAATTCTTCTCTGATCCATCCACTCCTGTATACTTCTGTTAGTACCCTGTGCAAGTTCTTCCTTTCACTGGGGACAATTTGGtagtctcctaactggtctctgttttcattcttctacCTTCAGTTTCACAACCATTACTGAGACTGTCACTTAACACACAACTGGGCATGTCATGCCCATGCTTGAAAGTTTTCATGGGCTATTCATTGCCCATGGAATAAAACGTGAGCTCTGTAACTAGCTATTGGGGACCCTCGATGACATTGCCTCTACATGTCTATGAAAAATTGGAGATGCACTGACTCAGATCCCCCTTCAAGGACAGGCTTTGTGTCCAGCTGTGAGGAGTGCGGCAGTCAGCAGCGAGCCTCCAGCTGTCAGCTCCTTGAGGACTTGCCTTAACCGCATAGAGCCTTCTTGCCTGAGGACACATCCTTCCCAGGGTAGTCCATACCTGGTGACTGAGCCAGGCGGTGGTTTAAAGACTGTCCATTTGGGGCTGATGAGGGACAACTCTGATGATCAACATTCACTCCAGATCTCCCTGCTGGGTGGGCCAATGCTTTGTTTGGCTTGCTTGCAATTTGACTGCCTCCTCTGCCCAATCAAGCTTCTTCCCTCGTTCTTTTATGGGTGTTGATCCCTAATAAGACATGATACACAGGGATAAAGAGATATGAAATAGGAAACGTTCGAGGACAGGTGGTTCACTTCCAGCTATGACTGTGGGTCAGAGGGTGGAAACTTTCCAGGCTCTATTCATGAATGAGGCAGAGATTTCttagccttttatttttcatatacagGATGTCTGGTTCTAGATCCCACTGACACGAGTCCTCTGCTTCAGCTCCTGGCTGATGGGAGTTAAAATCTCATCCCCTGAAGTTCTCAGTAGTCCCAGAGGGCACCAATTCAACTCGTTACTGCTGAGAGTTCACTTTCCCTTCTGGGTTCTGGTGATTTTCCCTCCTAGGCTTTCAAACTTGGCTATTTTTTGGGGGTTAATGACAGAAAGGCAAATAGAGAGTTCCAAATTTCTGGACATTGGTAATTCAAGgttagaaaagaaatcaaaacggAAACTTTTTATCTTCTATAACGTTAAAAATCTATTGGTCTATCTTGCATTTTGAATGAATCTTTTACCCATAGGTGATTTGTCACATAAGGCAttgattatttggaaaatattgactCACTGAGTTATCTGAATTATGTATATCttccaaatggaaaaatttccaaaattctaatatttGCTTGAGGGCTCAAATATTGTTACTGGCAGAGAAcactgtcagttgttttctttaCAGGGATAGGCTCACTTTATTCGTTTTTGAGACAATATCTGCCAAATACTCAAGTCTGAATAGCCATTGTTTATCAGTCAATTGTTCTTTTGGGTAAAAATGGCGTTCCATGAAGTGGCTAGTTCATCTCAGACTCAGTCGTACAAAGACTGCCTCTCAAGAAAACCGATGAACTTCAGGATGCAGGCGAGCTCCATGTGAGCTTcccatttcatcacacagaatcttaaaaagatatatatcaagagttgaaatttaataaaataattttactgctTTGTCAGAGATAttcttttgtttagaattttatctaacactttctctacatctattaagatgactacatattttttcttttaatctgtcaATATAACAAATTACATTTGTGGATTTAAAAAGCGTCAAATTATCTTTACATACCTGTGATAAATCCAAACtagtcatttattattattattatttagaaaatactcTGTTGTAttcagtttactagtattttgtttagaattccTGTGTCTGTGCTCATAAGTGAAATTAGCCcctgcaatttttctttcttgcactTTTTTCTGCCTTTGGTATTAGGTGATACTATACTGAtctcacagaatgagttgggaagtttcattattttttccattatctggaagaatttgaaaaaaaaattggatgatCCAGAACTTGCTGAAACTCGCCTGTAAAACCATTGGGATCTGATATTTTCTTGATGGAGATATCTTTAACCACTGGTTCAATTCTTCTAATAGTTACAGGACTTtgtatttttccacttatttttgaGTCAACTCTGGCAAGTCACATTTTTCCagagattcattcattttgtcCAAATGCTCAAAATTGTTGGCATAAATGTCAATAATACTCTTTTAACCTATCTAATCTCaattttgtctttagttttatgcatattttttctattgtagtgtttgtgttttccttttttcccttgtttAATCTTCCCAGAAGTTTGTCCACTTCgttattttcttaaagaactaaactttttattgatttctactccCAAGTtctttatctccttccttctgctttccctgCACTCATTCCATTGTTCGTTTGTTCCCAAATCCTAAGAGGACACTGCTCAAAAACATGAAGCTCTCCTGTTTCCTAATATAATCACTCAAGAATGTAATTTTCCCTCAAAGCACCGTGTTTGCCATGTCCTACAAGGTTTGACAGGCAATGTCTTTATTATTACTCAGTGCTAGATAGTTTCAAGTTtccactttaatttcttttctaaccTTGAATTAGCAATGTCCAGAAATTTGGAACTCTCTATTTACCTTTCTGTCATTAACACCCAAACCCATTGAGTTGTGATCTGAGACTATGCTCGGCCTATCTATTCcttgaaatttgttgaggctttttgtgtgtgtgtggtccaGTACATGAGTAATTCCTGCAACTGTTCTATGTGTGCCCAAGAAAAACATTCTCCTTCTAATCATTGCATGTAAACTGCACCTAAGTCCAGATCAAGCGCATCAACCATACTGTTCAGAGTCTCcacattttcaccatttttctgTCCATCTGACCCACTAATAATCAAGAGCCCTGCCAAAATTTCCTTTCATGATGGTGATCCTATAAATTTTCACTGTGGTTATACCAAATTTACTTCAcatattttcagagttttttttagGAACACACATACTTAAAGTTGCTTTATCTTAGTGACTTAAGAAGGGACAACGCAGATCAAGATTTTTGGGGCCTGAAGTTATATAATTTAGGGTCctgtataagaaaaataatacaaaccaTAAATTAAGAATTAGATAGGGGCCTTGGATCAGGTTCCTGCAGGAAAAGGGGGAGGAAACTTGAAGAGCTTAAACTTCGCTTGATTTAGAGTGTTGTGGTGTATCTCAAATTTGCCCTAAGTAGTAACAATCTCCTTCCCTAACAATGCTCTTTGCTCTGAAGACTCTATTATCTGCTGTTAATATACCTacattcagctttcttttgattagtgttttccAAATATACCCGTTTCTCTTCTGTTGCTTTCAAGAAGTATGTATTCTTTTAGTATGTCTcttttaaatacatgtatttaatttttttttttaaatttttattttatttttttttcctttttctccccaaagccccccagtacatagttgtgtattcttcgttgtgggttcctctagttgtggcctgtgggacgctgcctcagcatggtctgacgagcagtgccgtgtccgcgcccaggattcgaaccgacgaaacgctgggcctcctgcagcggagcgcgtgaacttaaccactcggccacggggccagccccatgtatttaattttttaatcaatctATCAAACATTGCCTTTTAATTGATGAGTTTGGTCCATTTACATTGTCtgtaattttttcctctctcagtaGACTGTGAGCTTCTTATTCACGTTTGGAATCCAGGTTGAGGCCCCTAAAGGACATTCAACCATGATCAATGGAAAGAATTGATGAATGACTGAAGGAACATCAATCAATTCAACTCTACTCATCAAAGTCTAGGTTAAATACCGGCTCTGCTGATTCCTCTGTAAAGGATTGCTCCCTCTTTCAAATTGCCACAAATCAGTGACTCACCTTCTCATTAGTTACGATTCACTTTCTATTCGTTGCATTGTCACAAGGCATGTTGAACCTAGTAGAGCTTGGGTCTCACAATTACCTGCCCACCCCCGTCTACTCCCTCCACCACTGCTGCcgtttgtgagtgtgtgttgaTATGTTTGAAAGTTTAATTAGAGGGAATGATGGAGTTTTTCCATGAAGAAGAGATGGAGGTGAGGAGCCATGGAAGTAAAGGACAGGATGGACTTCCCAAGGAAGAGATCTGACTTCTTTCAGAGAAAAGGAATGCCAGAAAAAGGCAAGAGAGGAAGTATTGATTTGGAGCCCAAGGTCTAAAAATCAACCCAGAGCAAAAGAGAAGAATCTTCTTGCCATTTCTGCCTGGACAGCAGGGGCTGTATCCAGAAGGACTATGGGTCAGTACAGAAGCAAGGAGCTCCACCTTTCAGCCTATCAGGTACGGGGTGGCCTCAGCCAGGACACCTGCAGTGGGGGTAGCACAAAGTGTCTTCTATAAATGGCTTACAGGCAGCAGGCTCCTTAGAGAAGGCCATAGCCCAGGTACATGAGTGGATATCTGTTAGAGAGCATGAGTGACCTCCCTAGCCTTTAACTGGATATGTCTGGATAAGGCTGGGACTGTGGTCAGGCAGTTGAAGGATTTGATTCTGCAAACATCTAGTATTACTGTTAATGTGACCTTATTTATAACCAAAGCTGGTGAGGTTTGGGGGACATTGAGTTACACTTGCCTGTCTTTTCTTTACCACAAATCAATAAACTCATTCTAAGCTGGATCTGTGTGCTAATCACTCCTGTATGGCCCACAGGATAATGCCTTGCATATGGTAGAGGAAATTCTCAGTCTCCACCCCAATGCCCTTTCCAAAATTGTGTTTATGTCAACCTCTGGAAGACTTTTCCTAGGAGAAGTCTTCCCAGTGCCCTGCGCATGtccttgttcctcaggctgtagataaAAGGGTTCATCATGGGGGTCACCACAGCATACATCACTGTGGCTACTGAGTCCTTAATGGAGTGGGTTTGGAGGGGCTTCAGATATACCATACTAAGTGTCCCATAGAAGAGGGAGACCACAGCCAAAtgggaggcacaggtggagaaggctttgtACTTGCTAGAGGCTGAGGGTATTCAGAGGATGGCTCTGACAATCCAGACATAGGACATGATCATTATCCTTAAGGGGGTGAAGAAGATGAAGCAGCCTGTAGTAATCTGCACTGTGTGAATGACTTGGGTGTTGGAACATGCGAGCCTCAGCAGGACATACATCTCACAGAAGATATAGTGGATCTTCCGGGACCCACAGAAGATCACCGTGGTCATGAGGAAGGTGAGGAAGAGGCCATAGAGGACAGAGAACACCCAACACAAGGTGAGGAGCAAAATACAGAGCCTAGGGCTCATGGCTGTTACATAGTGGAGGGGGCGGCAGATGGCTACATAGTGGTCATATGCCATCGTGGCCAAGATGAAGTTGTCCAGAGTCACCAAGCAGACTAAAAAGTAGAGCTGTGTCAGACACCCTCCATAGGAGATGGCTTTGTTCTGGGACTGAAGGTTCACCAATGTCTTGGGGATTGTGTTGGTGACAAAGAAGAGGTCGGTGAAGGAGAGATTGGCCAAGAATAAATACATGGGAGTGTGCAGGCATGAGTCAGACCCAATGGCCAGGATGATGAGCACATTTCCCACCACTGTCACCAGGTACATGGACAGGAACATCCAAAACAAGATCTGCTCCTCTTTAGGACTCTCTGAGATCCCCAGGAGCAGGAATTCTGAGACTCCACTCTGGTTTCCTCCATGCATTTCCCCAACTTTCTGCAATATTagcaacaacaaacatttatagtGTACTCAATGGAGTAAGGACATTCAGATAAGCAAAATCAGCTATTTTTCAGCATTAAAAATACCTtagattaaattttataatttttaaaaaatataggtgATCAAGTAATAATAGAAAAGCATACATGGAAAATCTTTATGCAA
The sequence above is drawn from the Equus przewalskii isolate Varuska chromosome 10, EquPr2, whole genome shotgun sequence genome and encodes:
- the LOC139074129 gene encoding LOW QUALITY PROTEIN: olfactory receptor 1D2-like (The sequence of the model RefSeq protein was modified relative to this genomic sequence to represent the inferred CDS: substituted 1 base at 1 genomic stop codon) codes for the protein MHGGNQSGVSEFLLLGISESPKEEQILFWMFLSMYLVTVVGNVLIILAIGSDSCLHTPMYLFLANLSFTDLFFVTNTIPKTLVNLQSQNKAISYGGCLTQLYFLVCLVTLDNFILATMAYDHYVAICRPLHYVTAMSPRLCILLLTLCWVFSVLYGLFLTFLMTTVIFCGSRKIHYIFCEMYVLLRLACSNTQVIHTVQITTGCFIFFTPLRIMIMSYVWIVRAILXIPSASSKYKAFSTCASHLAVVSLFYGTLSMVYLKPLQTHSIKDSVATVMYAVVTPMMNPFIYSLRNKDMRRALGRLLLGKVFQRLT